The Oryzias latipes chromosome 4, ASM223467v1 genome includes a window with the following:
- the LOC110014781 gene encoding zinc finger protein 862 — translation MIDHLQKRLGDLYSNSVISKFRALDHTLWPELDNDKHSKEAFVLHGRDQIGGLVEHYEEVFKRHGVDPGSVLHQFCLYKTWAKNCQTSMRNTLITVLKREDLKKRFDALAILMEIYVVMSVSTAMCERGFSCMKRVKSDWRSSLTTIQLNRLMYISLEGPTCDKFVPLNSVNYWWGAAVRKPGFTAWKQRIEQPTDEELKRELEEIDREMEASRDAEDAARERLNHVTESKEDKEGVDREATEDA, via the exons aTGATCGATCACCTCCAGAAGCGTCTCGGTGATCTCTACTCCAACAGTGTTATTTCAAAGTTTAGGGCTCTAGATCACACATTGTGGCCCgaactggataatgataaaCATTCCAAAGAAGCCTTTGTGCTTCATGGCAGAGATCAGATAGGTGGTTTGGTGGAACACTATGAAGAGGTGTTCAAGCGCCATGGTGTTGACCCTGGATCCGTGCTTCACCAGTTCTGTCTTTACAAAACGTGGGCCAAGAACTGCCAGACATCCATGAGGAACACACTCATCACTGTTCTAAAAAGAG AGGATCTTAAGAAGAGGTTTGATGCTCTGGCCATACTGATGGAGATTTATGTCGTCATGTCCGTGAGCACTGCCATGTGTGAGCGTGGCTTTTCTTGCATGAAGAGAGTGAAGTCCGACTGGAGGTCCTCCCTCACCACCATACAACTGAACCGACTCATGTATATTTCCTTGGAGGGCCCAACATGTGACAAGTTTGTTCCTCTGAACTCAGTAAATTATTGGTGGGGCGCGGCTGTGAGGAAGCCAGGCTTCACTGCTTGGAAACAAAGAATCGAACAACCAACTGATGAGGAGCTGAAAAGAGAGCTAGAGGAGATAGACAGAGAAATGGAAGCAAGCCGAGATGCTGAAGATGCTGCTAGAGAGAGGTTGAATCATGTCACAGAGTCTAAGGAAGATAAGGAAGGAGTGGATAGAGAGGCTACTGAAGATGCttaa